The Pedobacter roseus genome contains a region encoding:
- a CDS encoding tetratricopeptide repeat protein, with translation MKEVSDNFPADTTLALNTAICALNIQSYDESLTYFKRAKENGIKNPSVFQKMAQMYVVKSDNETAIKTLEDGLVLNPFNRFLTNDYINLLLDTENYSKAQGLIENNLKVEKGNKLLYFLYGYLQQVGGNNATAILAYDKALSTDQNYFDALYQLSLAYINTANETLRKSDADKTEKYKGLINRAQFALQRANEINPNDKKTVQLLIDIYNKKGATNKVQELNRKLQEL, from the coding sequence CTGAAAGAAGTATCAGATAATTTTCCTGCCGATACCACTTTGGCACTAAATACCGCGATCTGTGCGTTAAACATTCAATCTTATGATGAATCTTTAACTTATTTTAAACGTGCAAAAGAAAATGGGATTAAAAACCCATCTGTTTTTCAGAAAATGGCGCAGATGTATGTGGTGAAATCAGATAACGAAACCGCCATCAAAACTTTAGAAGATGGATTAGTTTTAAATCCATTTAACCGTTTTTTAACGAACGATTATATAAACTTGTTGCTTGACACAGAAAATTACAGTAAAGCACAGGGATTGATTGAAAATAATTTAAAAGTAGAAAAAGGAAATAAACTGCTATATTTTCTTTACGGTTACCTGCAACAGGTTGGCGGAAATAATGCTACAGCAATTTTAGCTTATGATAAAGCTTTATCAACTGATCAGAATTATTTTGACGCCTTGTACCAATTGAGTTTAGCTTACATCAATACGGCGAACGAAACTTTGCGTAAAAGCGATGCAGATAAAACCGAAAAATATAAAGGTTTAATTAACCGCGCACAATTTGCTTTACAACGTGCCAACGAAATTAATCCGAACGATAAAAAAACTGTACAGTTGCTGATTGATATCTATAACAAAAAAGGCGCAACAAACAAGGTACAGGAACTTAACCGCAAACTTCAGGAATTATAA
- a CDS encoding ATP-binding protein, which produces MTPKVFYQELLSTIGFRNKHSGKSLYHIIDSIAYFLNSARGKNLIVFDEAGKFSPRELLYIHDLRDSTLQSTGYILTGPPYFERDVLKNVKNELKGIPEFHRRINNWIELGLPSYNEKLALCKHYGIIDSRLVQSLCKSVEFETLSLLYDAIFNFGLLVLRELGNDNN; this is translated from the coding sequence ATGACTCCTAAAGTATTCTATCAGGAACTACTTAGCACAATTGGATTTAGGAATAAACATTCTGGCAAAAGCTTGTATCATATTATAGACAGCATAGCTTATTTTTTAAATTCCGCAAGGGGTAAAAACCTTATCGTGTTTGATGAGGCAGGAAAGTTCAGTCCAAGGGAATTACTTTATATTCATGATCTAAGGGACTCAACTTTACAAAGTACTGGCTATATTTTGACAGGACCTCCATATTTTGAGAGAGATGTACTGAAAAATGTTAAAAATGAATTAAAAGGTATACCGGAATTTCATCGTAGAATTAATAATTGGATCGAACTTGGTTTACCTTCATATAATGAAAAACTGGCACTATGCAAGCACTATGGGATCATAGACTCAAGATTAGTTCAATCTCTATGCAAATCGGTAGAATTTGAGACTCTTTCTTTATTATATGATGCAATCTTTAATTTTGGTTTGCTGGTATTAAGAGAACTTGGTAATGATAATAACTAA
- a CDS encoding integrase catalytic domain-containing protein, which produces MENKTRYDNLSYLYKAMEIFVGKKEAFKRVAELWTNTCPKKMISIEAYTNSVSIFEFLSGLKEITPKEKFYLYYNFLISSDLDELPSFVTYSFKSFNNKYCKYINSGAKIFFHENHGNTYAEKLLTSEDEKMIKELYQNGVRYSYRQISRFVNTARILRGDKAISIHKVIDTIKDGDGFSKLYFRRNGRESINAAIYHPGRASVSSPGAQYQLDGTRLNILYKDHNNEIGFLNLIVAIDIYSRRIVSHFMAKSENFLAYKTIIIDSVKNTGFLPAEILTDNLPALNSRPGITFFSKLKRLGVYCRRHSKLNPSDKGHVESWFGVFSSQFLKDVPGFLGDGITSKNKDGKPNSDLKEKYRNKANIMTRPDLEFLIESKIKEYNSSYLYNNAHPNELFWEGKASKSIPVPQYLYPYIAFVEKEKYIKKTGFRLQAKGFYFDYCFPNKDLAIFERYLETTIVIRYNPNKMDSVYLYKDEVTQNYMLELKVNEQLPMAYTDQTEDQKIKWRIFSKNRYDMKRELMQKSFSNCKKKSRKSSRALPLEALLYTKDSKEEIHNSEKKHILKGSKDKIVFKTMFRVKK; this is translated from the coding sequence ATGGAAAATAAAACTCGTTACGATAATCTATCGTACCTCTACAAAGCAATGGAAATATTTGTTGGGAAGAAAGAAGCCTTTAAAAGAGTTGCAGAGTTATGGACTAATACATGTCCAAAGAAAATGATAAGTATAGAAGCATATACAAATTCAGTTTCAATATTCGAGTTTCTGTCAGGTTTAAAAGAGATAACTCCAAAAGAAAAATTCTATCTCTATTACAATTTTTTGATTAGTTCAGATCTTGATGAACTTCCATCATTTGTTACATATTCGTTTAAATCGTTCAACAATAAATATTGTAAATATATCAATTCCGGAGCAAAAATATTTTTCCATGAAAATCATGGTAATACTTACGCTGAAAAATTGCTGACAAGCGAAGATGAGAAAATGATAAAAGAGCTTTATCAGAATGGTGTAAGATATTCCTATCGTCAAATTAGCCGTTTCGTGAATACAGCAAGGATTCTTAGAGGGGATAAAGCCATTTCAATACATAAAGTTATAGATACAATAAAGGATGGTGATGGCTTTTCAAAACTCTATTTCAGAAGGAATGGAAGGGAATCTATTAATGCAGCCATTTATCACCCAGGGAGAGCTTCTGTGTCCAGCCCTGGGGCTCAATATCAATTGGATGGAACCAGGCTAAATATTCTCTATAAAGATCACAATAATGAAATAGGTTTTCTAAATCTAATAGTTGCGATCGATATCTATTCAAGAAGAATAGTATCTCATTTCATGGCAAAGTCGGAGAATTTCCTAGCTTATAAAACTATTATTATAGACTCAGTAAAAAATACCGGCTTTCTACCCGCTGAAATTTTAACAGATAACCTCCCTGCACTTAATAGTAGACCTGGAATAACATTCTTCTCGAAGTTGAAACGATTAGGTGTATACTGTAGAAGGCATTCAAAGTTAAACCCCAGTGACAAGGGCCATGTTGAAAGTTGGTTTGGTGTTTTTTCTAGCCAATTTTTGAAGGACGTTCCTGGCTTTCTAGGAGATGGCATAACCAGTAAAAATAAGGATGGTAAGCCGAATTCAGATTTAAAGGAAAAATATCGCAATAAAGCAAACATTATGACACGGCCTGATCTTGAATTTTTAATAGAATCCAAGATAAAAGAATACAATTCGTCTTACCTATATAATAATGCTCATCCCAACGAATTATTTTGGGAAGGCAAAGCATCTAAATCGATCCCAGTTCCCCAATATTTGTATCCATATATTGCGTTCGTAGAAAAGGAAAAGTACATTAAAAAAACTGGCTTCAGATTACAGGCAAAAGGATTTTATTTTGACTACTGCTTTCCAAATAAAGATTTAGCAATTTTTGAAAGATACCTTGAAACGACAATAGTTATCCGATATAATCCAAATAAAATGGACTCAGTGTATTTGTACAAAGATGAAGTGACACAAAATTACATGCTCGAACTAAAAGTAAATGAACAATTACCCATGGCATATACGGATCAAACTGAAGACCAAAAAATTAAATGGAGAATATTTTCAAAAAATCGGTATGATATGAAGAGGGAACTAATGCAAAAAAGTTTCAGTAATTGTAAAAAAAAGTCGAGGAAATCAAGTAGAGCTTTACCACTTGAAGCCTTGTTATATACCAAAGATTCAAAAGAGGAAATACATAATTCGGAAAAGAAACATATTCTGAAAGGATCTAAAGACAAGATAGTCTTTAAAACAATGTTTAGAGTCAAAAAATAA
- a CDS encoding helix-turn-helix domain-containing protein — translation MKFQENSSTFFGERLKKFRIDKKFSQRQLADKSKITVSQISRYENGLSKPNGFVLQRLSIALEIRYEELIDSKFNDEINLEDFDISIQKARKLPKSSLLIIKEVIDKFIESDNIHSALLK, via the coding sequence ATGAAATTTCAAGAAAATAGTAGCACATTCTTTGGGGAGAGACTGAAGAAATTTCGAATCGATAAAAAATTTAGCCAACGACAATTGGCCGATAAGAGCAAAATCACTGTTTCTCAAATCTCACGCTATGAAAATGGGCTTTCCAAACCAAACGGTTTTGTTTTACAAAGATTGAGTATTGCCTTGGAGATCAGGTATGAAGAGCTTATAGATTCCAAATTTAACGATGAAATAAATCTAGAAGATTTTGATATTTCTATACAAAAGGCACGCAAATTACCAAAATCAAGTCTTTTAATTATTAAGGAAGTTATAGATAAGTTTATTGAATCTGACAATATTCATTCTGCCTTATTGAAATAA
- a CDS encoding recombinase family protein yields MLIGYARVSTNDQTLNLQEDALKSAGCAKIFSDKISGSTSDRPGLSKVREHLRKGDTLVIWRLDRLGRSIKNLIDWVGYLDQQGVSLKSLTESIDTSSPSGKLIFHIFSSLAEFEKNLIRERTNAGLSAARARGRIGGRPEVLNGDKKKLALKLYHSKEHTIKEICSMMEISKPTLYNYVKNESKKHE; encoded by the coding sequence ATGTTAATAGGATATGCAAGGGTGTCGACAAATGATCAGACACTAAATCTTCAGGAAGACGCGCTAAAATCAGCTGGCTGTGCGAAGATTTTTAGCGATAAAATTAGCGGATCTACTTCTGACAGACCTGGTCTTTCAAAAGTAAGGGAACACTTGAGAAAGGGAGATACTCTTGTAATATGGCGACTTGATAGATTGGGCAGGTCAATCAAGAATCTGATAGACTGGGTTGGTTATCTTGACCAGCAAGGAGTCTCACTTAAATCTCTTACTGAATCGATAGATACCTCTTCCCCATCCGGCAAGCTTATATTTCACATATTTAGTTCGCTAGCGGAATTCGAAAAAAATCTTATAAGAGAACGGACGAATGCAGGACTTAGTGCTGCCCGTGCACGTGGAAGAATTGGTGGAAGACCTGAAGTTTTAAATGGTGACAAGAAAAAACTAGCATTGAAATTATATCATTCAAAAGAGCATACGATAAAGGAAATATGTTCTATGATGGAAATATCTAAGCCCACACTCTACAATTATGTAAAAAATGAAAGCAAAAAACATGAGTGA
- a CDS encoding HigA family addiction module antitoxin → MKRHNGPHINPGELLRDEVIQERGLTIEEGAILLGISTDELNKIYCGENLITKQIAIKISQVFGGNSELWIRIQNSFLNGATT, encoded by the coding sequence GTGAAAAGACATAACGGACCGCATATTAATCCTGGTGAACTATTGAGGGATGAAGTTATACAAGAACGGGGCCTGACAATCGAAGAAGGAGCAATTTTGTTGGGAATTTCTACAGATGAGCTCAACAAAATTTATTGTGGTGAAAATCTCATTACGAAACAAATTGCAATTAAGATTTCTCAGGTGTTCGGAGGAAATTCTGAATTGTGGATTAGAATACAAAATTCTTTTTTAAATGGAGCAACAACTTAG
- a CDS encoding toll/interleukin-1 receptor domain-containing protein, which produces MSKTPTVFLSYCWANHAEAEEIYNDLKQIGILLKKDNHEISYKDDLKSFMRSIRDTDYSILLISKDYLQSLNCMYEVTHLLKEKNVQKKILPVIIDDTSIFKPLDRIAYIKYWEQEKKNLQGQLIKIDPLNALDVYADLKLINEASQSIDNFITFITSMLIVKYSELRPTNYSHLLKAMGIEDVKYLTDLIAVVQTKSVEKRELLLDEYITKFPPNTFYHTSKAVTCTMAGKFEQAKLNYLQAIKLKSDNYEALNNLGMLYKDVFNNVAKAQECFEKAIKVEPKLTIARLNLAVLRSQYFKDLKSAKFQYERILSYDPKEPRAHNNLGNYYRDIVGKTEDHEKAEFHFKKAIEFDPDYLEAHMNYANFLKLNGRMNEGNSLYRKALELDKDGKFAEVIKTMLNSVKG; this is translated from the coding sequence ATGTCAAAAACACCAACCGTTTTCTTATCTTATTGCTGGGCCAATCATGCCGAAGCTGAAGAAATTTATAATGATCTGAAACAGATTGGGATATTGTTGAAAAAGGATAATCATGAAATTTCTTATAAAGACGATTTAAAGTCTTTTATGCGATCTATCAGGGATACTGATTATTCTATTCTGCTAATCAGTAAGGATTATCTTCAGTCATTGAATTGCATGTATGAAGTAACTCACCTGCTCAAAGAAAAGAATGTACAAAAGAAAATTTTACCGGTAATTATAGATGATACTTCGATATTCAAGCCTTTAGACAGGATTGCCTATATAAAATACTGGGAGCAAGAAAAAAAAAACCTTCAGGGACAATTAATAAAAATCGATCCTTTAAATGCATTGGATGTCTATGCTGATCTGAAGCTGATCAATGAGGCTTCGCAGTCTATTGATAATTTTATCACTTTCATTACATCGATGTTGATTGTCAAATATTCGGAGCTGCGCCCAACGAATTACAGCCATCTGCTGAAAGCTATGGGTATTGAAGATGTAAAATATTTAACGGATTTGATTGCTGTAGTGCAGACCAAATCTGTAGAAAAACGGGAACTTCTTTTGGATGAATATATCACCAAATTTCCTCCAAATACATTTTATCACACCTCCAAAGCCGTTACCTGCACAATGGCAGGGAAGTTCGAGCAGGCCAAACTAAATTATTTACAGGCTATAAAACTGAAATCTGATAACTATGAAGCCCTAAACAACCTCGGGATGTTGTATAAGGATGTTTTTAATAATGTTGCCAAGGCTCAGGAATGTTTTGAAAAGGCTATTAAAGTTGAGCCGAAATTGACTATAGCCAGATTAAATCTTGCGGTACTGAGAAGCCAATACTTTAAAGACCTAAAAAGCGCAAAATTTCAGTACGAGCGAATTCTTAGTTATGATCCAAAAGAACCCAGGGCACATAACAATCTTGGGAATTATTACCGTGATATAGTGGGAAAGACAGAAGATCATGAAAAAGCGGAATTTCATTTCAAGAAAGCAATCGAATTCGACCCGGATTATTTAGAGGCACACATGAATTATGCAAATTTCTTAAAGTTGAATGGTAGAATGAATGAGGGCAATTCTCTATACAGAAAGGCGCTGGAGCTTGATAAGGATGGTAAATTTGCCGAAGTAATCAAAACAATGTTAAATTCAGTTAAAGGATGA
- a CDS encoding SMODS domain-containing nucleotidyltransferase encodes MAKTLEQGFDTFISWLIPLKTEHDKAASHKDSVQRCLKNSHECTRMFETGSFGAGTGVRHFSDTDYFAVIPTRNLKENSATSLTIIKETLQNSFPRTEGIAVRSPAVKIPFGTYASETMEITPCDSNGVVKTAYGNFNQYQIANGENGWKNSSPSAHNAYVSYHDKRLSGKLKPLIQLVKAWKYYNDVPLTSFYLELRVTRYAESETSIVYDIDLYRFFKYLNDYDIPSVNDPLGITGRITGTSTSLKRETALSKVRADFKRAEAAYTARSSDLDLCFEKWNMFFNYEFPSR; translated from the coding sequence ATGGCCAAGACATTAGAACAAGGATTTGATACTTTTATTTCATGGTTAATCCCATTAAAAACAGAACACGACAAAGCGGCGTCTCATAAAGACTCCGTGCAGCGATGTTTAAAAAATAGTCACGAATGTACTAGGATGTTTGAAACTGGGTCATTTGGGGCAGGAACAGGTGTGCGTCATTTCAGCGATACAGACTATTTTGCTGTAATTCCAACTAGGAACTTAAAGGAAAATTCGGCGACTTCGTTAACGATAATAAAAGAAACACTACAGAATTCCTTTCCAAGAACGGAAGGGATTGCTGTCCGTTCCCCTGCTGTAAAAATTCCATTTGGAACTTACGCTTCCGAGACAATGGAGATTACCCCGTGTGATAGCAATGGTGTTGTTAAAACAGCATATGGCAATTTCAATCAATATCAGATTGCAAATGGCGAAAATGGCTGGAAGAATTCAAGCCCCAGTGCTCATAACGCGTATGTATCATATCATGATAAAAGGCTTTCCGGCAAACTGAAGCCTTTGATACAACTCGTCAAAGCTTGGAAATATTATAATGATGTACCACTTACCTCATTCTATCTGGAACTTAGGGTAACTCGTTATGCCGAATCAGAAACCTCAATTGTTTATGATATTGATTTGTATAGATTTTTTAAATACTTAAATGATTATGATATACCTTCGGTGAATGATCCACTTGGCATAACAGGCAGAATAACAGGAACAAGTACATCACTCAAGCGGGAAACAGCGTTGTCTAAAGTTAGGGCGGATTTTAAAAGGGCAGAAGCTGCTTATACAGCTCGTAGCAGTGATTTGGATTTATGTTTTGAAAAGTGGAACATGTTTTTTAATTATGAATTTCCTAGCAGATAA
- a CDS encoding DUF3892 domain-containing protein: MSLFYVTAIRHSSDPAFISHILIHSPNGKGRMNKGVILSKADVINHLENGHEFKTAVFNYSTGQWNNGADIGTVRIGLTTYLRTDKDSTTKDNLGNLLLIDELR, encoded by the coding sequence ATGAGTTTATTTTACGTAACAGCAATTAGACATAGCAGTGATCCTGCTTTTATCAGTCATATTTTGATCCATTCTCCTAATGGTAAAGGAAGAATGAACAAAGGTGTCATATTGTCCAAAGCAGATGTAATTAACCATCTTGAGAATGGCCACGAATTCAAAACCGCAGTATTTAATTATTCTACAGGGCAGTGGAATAACGGCGCCGATATAGGAACAGTCAGAATAGGGCTGACGACCTACCTTAGAACGGATAAAGATTCAACCACAAAGGATAATCTAGGAAATTTATTGTTAATAGACGAGCTACGGTAA
- a CDS encoding Panacea domain-containing protein yields MQGFNVDKNKTLNAALYVLNNLGEADYHKTFKILYFADQNHLKSYGRPITGDAYQAMNFGPVPSFLYDIFKAAEKGSHPFQEAMDMSGLFAVRRDANVPIVTAKQPADVDELSDSEIKLLSASIEENEGLNFEQLVDKSHDDAWTEAAKKPDIEMSYINIAKAAGTSDDMIIYIELNAENDQNIF; encoded by the coding sequence ATGCAAGGATTTAACGTTGATAAAAACAAAACTTTGAATGCTGCGTTGTACGTCCTGAACAACCTGGGTGAAGCGGACTATCACAAGACTTTCAAAATCCTTTATTTCGCGGATCAGAACCACCTTAAAAGCTATGGCAGACCGATAACCGGTGATGCTTACCAGGCTATGAATTTTGGCCCTGTCCCCTCCTTTCTTTATGATATTTTCAAAGCAGCAGAAAAGGGATCGCACCCATTCCAGGAAGCTATGGATATGTCTGGCTTATTTGCTGTACGCAGAGATGCCAATGTGCCGATCGTGACCGCTAAGCAACCGGCGGATGTCGATGAGCTTTCCGATTCAGAGATCAAGCTGCTCAGTGCTTCAATCGAAGAGAACGAAGGTCTTAATTTTGAGCAGCTAGTGGACAAATCCCATGATGATGCATGGACTGAAGCTGCCAAAAAACCGGATATCGAAATGTCATACATAAATATCGCCAAAGCTGCAGGAACCAGCGATGATATGATTATCTACATCGAACTCAACGCAGAAAACGATCAAAATATTTTCTAA